In Thermospira aquatica, the following proteins share a genomic window:
- a CDS encoding tetratricopeptide repeat protein, translated as MPIKTFEEYRDITYEAVELFHKKKYKQALKKFLALEETNYTNLKVHEMLVYIYIQLGEFEKADEQYRIYLELLSEQYPDIPKRRTFEEIVESAGNYEEAQHSYENLLKEPEKYNIFEGMAIASRLAIHHMNRGEYEKAEEVLRVYQSIFYPETMEAPVGAYYGE; from the coding sequence ATGCCTATCAAAACCTTTGAAGAATACCGTGATATAACCTATGAGGCTGTAGAACTCTTCCACAAGAAAAAATACAAACAAGCCCTTAAAAAGTTTCTCGCCCTCGAAGAAACCAACTACACCAACCTCAAAGTACACGAAATGCTCGTGTATATCTATATCCAGCTCGGTGAGTTTGAAAAGGCTGACGAACAATACCGTATCTACCTAGAACTTCTCTCTGAGCAGTATCCTGACATACCAAAACGTCGAACCTTTGAGGAGATCGTTGAGAGTGCGGGAAACTATGAAGAAGCCCAACATTCGTATGAAAATCTTTTAAAAGAACCGGAAAAATACAACATCTTTGAAGGAATGGCTATAGCAAGCAGGCTTGCCATTCATCATATGAACCGGGGGGAATATGAAAAAGCAGAGGAGGTTCTCCGTGTCTACCAGAGCATCTTCTATCCCGAAACGATGGAAGCCCCGGTGGGTGCTTATTACGGGGAGTAG
- a CDS encoding sensor histidine kinase, whose amino-acid sequence MSLFGWFFLGWLFELVTLIFVLFPGHVSWWIGVVLFCVFSLVMGGLFFLLKKDIQHAWQGPASPLFVREITDLTDSWNIRLKEKRETIELFQKELDRWHEVLEGIPFPTTIINDHGEILFANQGFQNTFQVKKFCWEIPSHHFTIILEDLLKRGQGTSSPFALKERYYSIFLAPLLEKRFLLLFVDRTEEILREQREKNFIAQAAHELKTPLTALQGYLEILEPTITPQQEKSFSVIRHHLFRLIQLSQDLLSLQRGESAPLQVEDVDIREIVSRLSEIYTPRFTQKGLRFTVNIPEKPFIINADPLAIEEILVNLLDNALRYTDRGDVKLTLSSTRDKVTITCEDTGIGISEKDIPHLFQRFYVADKARSRQTGGTGLGLALVKTLVLRHHGEISVKSEKNKGSVFTVILPLEQPEEKSF is encoded by the coding sequence ATGAGTCTTTTTGGATGGTTTTTTCTCGGCTGGCTTTTTGAACTTGTTACTCTTATTTTCGTGCTTTTCCCAGGGCATGTCTCGTGGTGGATAGGAGTGGTTTTATTTTGTGTTTTTTCTCTGGTTATGGGAGGACTATTTTTTCTTCTCAAAAAAGATATCCAGCACGCCTGGCAAGGCCCTGCCTCTCCTCTTTTTGTCCGGGAAATCACAGATCTCACAGACAGCTGGAATATCCGTCTCAAGGAAAAAAGAGAAACAATAGAACTCTTTCAAAAAGAACTTGACCGCTGGCATGAAGTCCTCGAGGGAATTCCTTTTCCCACCACGATTATCAACGATCATGGAGAAATCCTCTTTGCCAATCAGGGATTTCAAAACACCTTCCAGGTGAAAAAATTCTGCTGGGAGATCCCCTCCCACCATTTTACCATCATCCTTGAAGATCTTTTAAAAAGAGGACAGGGAACAAGCTCTCCTTTCGCTCTCAAAGAGCGTTACTACAGCATTTTTCTTGCCCCCCTTTTAGAAAAACGTTTTCTCCTCCTTTTTGTTGATAGGACAGAGGAAATCCTCCGGGAACAGCGAGAAAAAAACTTCATCGCTCAGGCAGCCCACGAACTCAAAACCCCCCTTACCGCCCTTCAGGGCTACCTGGAAATCCTGGAACCAACCATTACCCCCCAACAAGAAAAAAGCTTTTCCGTGATACGCCACCATCTCTTCCGGCTTATCCAGCTCTCACAGGACCTTCTCTCCCTCCAGCGTGGAGAATCTGCTCCCCTCCAGGTAGAAGATGTTGACATACGAGAGATTGTTTCAAGGCTTTCTGAAATATACACCCCCCGTTTCACTCAAAAGGGCTTGCGTTTTACGGTAAATATACCGGAAAAACCCTTCATCATCAATGCCGACCCCCTTGCCATCGAAGAAATCCTTGTCAACCTCCTGGACAATGCCCTCCGTTATACAGACAGAGGCGATGTAAAACTCACCCTTTCCTCCACCAGAGACAAAGTAACCATCACATGTGAAGACACGGGCATAGGCATCAGCGAAAAAGACATTCCCCATCTTTTCCAGAGATTCTACGTAGCTGACAAAGCCCGTTCGCGCCAAACAGGAGGAACAGGGCTGGGCCTTGCTCTTGTCAAAACCCTCGTCTTGCGCCATCATGGAGAGATTTCTGTGAAAAGTGAAAAAAACAAAGGAAGCGTTTTTACGGTAATCCTGCCTCTCGAACAGCCAGAAGAAAAATCTTTTTAA
- a CDS encoding pyridoxal phosphate-dependent aminotransferase, with amino-acid sequence MDTERLVSLIRPEVKSLAGYVAGKAPSGSYKRRIKLASNENLVINNSDVQRHIKRILSSPSLEYYPDSHQTRLREAVISFLEREGFSISPEQIVFGDGSGESLQMVMMAFVNPGDTVVIPEQSFSLYRTRAILAGARVVEVRRKNLWVDLDALKETAIQTRAKLVVFSNPDNPTSTTHGGDDLERFLRGIPPDVLVLLDEAYIHFANWRESGLHFVTRYPNLIIMHTLSKAFGLAALRVGFTVSHPILAEQMEKIRLPFNLGLLAQEGAWYRLTHPNRIWESVEIICRERKALIDFLEKEGRHPLPAGGNFVFCDFGPEYKRIVEYLENHGITVRSLGSFGYDPRFVRITVGGPRDMTYFKKIFLLAVREAGLP; translated from the coding sequence GTGGATACAGAGCGCTTAGTTTCTCTGATACGCCCTGAGGTCAAATCGCTTGCTGGGTATGTGGCTGGAAAGGCTCCCTCGGGTAGCTATAAACGACGGATAAAACTTGCATCCAACGAAAATCTCGTTATCAATAATTCTGATGTTCAACGACATATTAAAAGGATACTTTCATCCCCTTCTCTTGAGTATTATCCTGATAGCCATCAAACTCGACTTCGCGAGGCTGTGATAAGTTTTCTTGAGAGAGAGGGATTTTCCATCTCTCCAGAACAGATTGTCTTTGGAGATGGTTCCGGTGAATCACTTCAGATGGTGATGATGGCGTTTGTAAATCCAGGGGATACGGTAGTGATACCTGAGCAGAGTTTTAGTCTCTATCGGACGCGGGCGATTCTGGCGGGGGCACGGGTTGTCGAGGTGAGACGAAAAAACCTCTGGGTGGATCTGGATGCTCTAAAAGAAACAGCGATTCAAACCAGAGCCAAACTCGTGGTTTTTTCTAATCCAGACAATCCTACCTCAACCACCCATGGAGGCGATGATCTTGAGAGGTTTCTCAGGGGAATCCCCCCTGATGTGTTGGTTCTGCTGGACGAGGCGTATATTCATTTTGCAAACTGGAGAGAGAGTGGACTTCATTTTGTGACTCGCTATCCCAATCTGATTATCATGCATACCCTTTCCAAGGCTTTTGGACTTGCGGCGCTTCGGGTAGGATTTACGGTGTCGCATCCGATCTTGGCGGAGCAGATGGAAAAGATTCGTCTTCCTTTTAATCTGGGACTTCTGGCTCAGGAAGGTGCGTGGTATAGACTCACCCACCCAAATCGTATATGGGAAAGTGTTGAGATTATTTGTAGAGAAAGGAAAGCCTTGATAGATTTTCTTGAAAAAGAGGGACGACATCCCCTTCCTGCGGGTGGAAACTTCGTGTTCTGTGATTTTGGGCCAGAGTATAAGAGAATTGTGGAGTATCTTGAGAATCATGGGATTACGGTAAGGTCGCTTGGGTCTTTCGGATATGATCCACGTTTTGTAAGAATTACTGTAGGGGGCCCCAGGGATATGACGTATTTTAAAAAGATTTTTCTTCTGGCTGTTCGAGAGGCAGGATTACCGTAA
- a CDS encoding GNAT family N-acetyltransferase — protein sequence MVPLPLTLVDEAAQLIARAFFHDPLYRFFFPCERKRIRKIQALYRFILREHIRHVWMSSEILEGVVIWEEPYDHGLDIGLWAVKEGFCFFKTLGVVGLVRVVAFAVVSFFWRRKFLREEDFCLTVIAVDPSCQGKGIGKKMLFCLLTEADKNEASVYLETQNPSNVGLYERFGFVVVGKRFWKGGEHVMMRRRG from the coding sequence ATGGTACCTCTACCTTTGACTCTTGTAGATGAAGCAGCACAACTTATCGCCCGGGCGTTTTTTCATGATCCGTTGTATCGGTTTTTCTTTCCCTGCGAGCGCAAGAGGATAAGAAAAATTCAAGCGTTGTATCGTTTTATTCTTCGTGAGCATATTCGTCATGTGTGGATGAGTTCTGAGATTTTGGAAGGAGTGGTTATCTGGGAAGAACCCTATGACCATGGGCTTGACATAGGGTTGTGGGCAGTGAAAGAGGGGTTTTGTTTCTTTAAAACCCTTGGAGTTGTGGGATTGGTACGGGTGGTAGCTTTTGCAGTGGTGAGTTTTTTCTGGAGAAGGAAGTTTTTGAGGGAAGAAGATTTTTGCCTCACGGTGATCGCGGTGGATCCTTCCTGCCAGGGAAAGGGCATAGGCAAAAAAATGCTTTTCTGTCTTTTGACCGAAGCTGACAAAAACGAAGCATCTGTCTATCTTGAAACCCAGAATCCCTCAAATGTTGGTTTGTATGAACGTTTTGGATTTGTTGTTGTGGGCAAGAGGTTTTGGAAAGGGGGAGAACATGTGATGATGAGACGAAGAGGTTAG
- a CDS encoding SDR family NAD(P)-dependent oxidoreductase, with protein MSTRASSIPKRWKPRWVLITGSSQGLGKSLAFACAREGFSLILAARRQEILEAVSQEITNQYQVSVHTIMADLSTPEGVDTLWQWCKRQQIWPDILINNAGRGLFGCFEDQPERDLHHLLYLNMESLTLLCHRFGPKMMENHGIIVNVSSLVGLIPTPYFSVYSATKSYVLHFSRALAREWKHKGISVCCLVPGYMRTGFDTNAAIENSSYLQVSRSLGKDPDKVANYALPRILKRKTIIYASTGDTWLALFLGLVPVSLRSLIAKIFLKRFAEKTS; from the coding sequence GTGTCTACCAGAGCATCTTCTATCCCGAAACGATGGAAGCCCCGGTGGGTGCTTATTACGGGGAGTAGTCAGGGACTAGGAAAGTCTCTCGCTTTTGCCTGTGCACGAGAGGGTTTTTCTCTCATTCTCGCCGCGCGAAGACAAGAGATCCTTGAAGCCGTCTCTCAGGAAATCACCAACCAGTATCAGGTAAGTGTTCACACGATTATGGCCGATCTCTCCACCCCCGAAGGTGTAGATACCCTCTGGCAGTGGTGTAAACGTCAGCAGATATGGCCGGATATTCTCATCAACAACGCAGGACGAGGACTCTTTGGGTGTTTTGAAGACCAGCCCGAACGTGATCTCCACCATCTCCTCTACCTCAACATGGAATCTCTCACCCTCCTCTGCCATCGATTTGGACCTAAGATGATGGAAAACCATGGTATCATTGTCAACGTGAGTTCTCTTGTGGGACTTATCCCTACCCCGTATTTTTCTGTATACAGTGCCACAAAAAGTTATGTCCTTCACTTCAGTCGAGCTCTAGCAAGGGAATGGAAGCACAAAGGCATAAGCGTATGCTGCCTTGTGCCTGGTTATATGCGTACAGGATTCGATACAAATGCTGCTATCGAAAATTCCTCGTATCTTCAAGTGTCTCGCTCTCTGGGAAAAGATCCTGATAAAGTAGCAAACTATGCTCTTCCCCGCATTCTCAAACGCAAAACTATCATCTATGCCAGTACAGGTGATACGTGGTTAGCCCTTTTCTTAGGACTGGTACCCGTTTCTCTTCGTTCTCTTATTGCAAAAATTTTCTTAAAACGTTTTGCTGAAAAAACCTCATGA
- a CDS encoding FtsK/SpoIIIE family DNA translocase, producing the protein MRVVIGYLCLGISAFLLLAVLSFHPGDTILLVSQPNQLVENIAGKAGAWASSYLVIIYGYPSAILLSFGLLVVGLHVLAKSKLGQIWLKVLLFFIAALSLSTFCAFVVPQPDYRWGGLVGIAIAQTMSEVAPPFVGAGIFLVSFLWSLIASLRFLQRLFALIGGGIIEILFSAPKKQAELEKAISPKKGENLFPDEAEEGPGEVLPEFFPREEAESTREEPAFLRRSVTESEEGMHASDANIEVPFWLVDSNASFSLKKELARACGIEEEESFVSSGEESEDRDKHEDSILSGEEKSFSHPGYEEFFGEESFETGGEPAEIKSEETIEPEEKLEPSENHKDTADLFTDEKSSLEEPLKASHKEYLSLRDDQPVRRTSTYMMPSTSLLEIDLRERFGPEDEKEVKSVANLIEMTFKSFKIDVQVVGYSRGPAITRYEVQIPSGLKLRSITSLVEDLGLNLGFSDIRIVAPIGEKGLVGIEVPNRKRRHVLLREVVESSEFEKSEAILPLILGKDITGNILVEDLVEMPHLLIAGTTGSGKSVYVNAFLASLLFKKSYDELKFLLIDPKMVELELYNGLPHLLAPVITQPEVAIVVLEWVVKEMERRYKLFSELGVRNLKEYHEVCPPEKGFERLYYLVVVIDEFADLMLRIPKETERVISRLAAMARAVGIHLVVATQRPSVDVVTGIIKANFPSRVAFRVSSQTDSRTILDRGGAEKLLGKGDMLFMCPKNTDLVRLQAPYVSGKEIETLVYEIKRQKKVEYLLDVEKLMEEVENPSLSSGERGPRDPLFEEALRLAAETGEVSASFLQRKLRIGYNRASRIVDMMDSMRILGPSTGTSKPRTVLISPDEVSEYLEME; encoded by the coding sequence GTGAGGGTTGTCATAGGGTATCTCTGCCTGGGAATAAGTGCGTTTTTACTTCTTGCTGTCTTGAGTTTTCATCCGGGGGATACTATTCTTTTGGTCTCGCAGCCCAATCAGTTGGTGGAAAATATCGCTGGAAAGGCTGGTGCATGGGCTTCTTCGTATCTTGTGATTATCTATGGCTATCCATCGGCGATTCTTCTTTCTTTTGGGTTGCTTGTGGTGGGGCTCCATGTTCTTGCCAAGAGTAAACTGGGGCAGATATGGCTCAAGGTGCTTCTCTTTTTTATTGCTGCTCTGTCTCTTTCGACCTTTTGTGCTTTTGTTGTGCCGCAACCTGACTATCGATGGGGAGGACTTGTTGGGATTGCTATTGCCCAGACAATGAGTGAGGTCGCACCTCCCTTTGTTGGAGCGGGGATATTTCTGGTGAGTTTTCTTTGGTCGCTTATAGCTTCCCTTCGTTTTCTTCAGAGGCTTTTTGCCCTGATAGGAGGGGGGATTATCGAGATACTCTTTTCTGCTCCCAAAAAACAGGCTGAGCTTGAGAAGGCGATTTCCCCGAAGAAAGGGGAGAATCTCTTTCCTGACGAGGCTGAAGAGGGTCCTGGTGAGGTTTTACCGGAGTTTTTCCCAAGAGAGGAGGCTGAATCGACAAGGGAAGAACCGGCCTTTTTGCGTCGTTCGGTTACAGAGAGTGAAGAAGGGATGCATGCCTCTGATGCCAATATCGAGGTTCCTTTCTGGCTTGTTGATAGTAATGCTTCTTTCTCCTTGAAAAAGGAGCTTGCACGTGCCTGTGGTATCGAGGAGGAAGAGTCTTTTGTTTCTTCCGGGGAAGAAAGCGAAGATCGGGACAAACACGAGGATTCTATCCTTTCTGGTGAGGAGAAGTCTTTTTCACATCCAGGATATGAAGAATTTTTTGGAGAAGAATCTTTCGAAACAGGGGGAGAACCCGCAGAGATAAAGAGTGAGGAAACGATTGAACCAGAGGAGAAACTCGAACCATCCGAAAATCATAAAGATACTGCCGATCTTTTTACTGACGAAAAATCTTCACTGGAGGAACCACTTAAAGCATCTCACAAGGAGTATCTCTCGCTGCGGGATGATCAGCCGGTCAGAAGGACTTCCACATACATGATGCCTTCAACATCTCTTCTGGAGATAGATCTACGGGAACGGTTTGGTCCTGAGGATGAAAAAGAGGTCAAGTCGGTTGCGAATCTTATTGAGATGACATTTAAGAGTTTTAAGATAGATGTCCAGGTGGTTGGTTATAGCCGCGGACCGGCGATCACACGGTATGAGGTTCAGATTCCCTCAGGACTTAAACTCCGCTCGATTACCAGTCTTGTCGAGGATCTCGGGCTTAATCTCGGGTTTTCAGATATACGGATTGTGGCGCCGATCGGAGAAAAGGGATTGGTGGGCATTGAAGTACCTAATCGCAAGAGACGTCATGTTTTGCTTCGAGAAGTAGTGGAAAGTAGTGAGTTTGAGAAAAGCGAAGCGATTCTTCCTCTCATTCTTGGCAAGGATATCACGGGCAATATCCTTGTAGAAGATCTTGTCGAAATGCCCCATCTCCTGATTGCTGGAACGACGGGCAGTGGAAAAAGTGTCTATGTCAACGCTTTTCTTGCGAGTCTCCTCTTTAAAAAAAGCTATGATGAATTGAAGTTTCTTCTCATTGATCCAAAGATGGTGGAACTCGAGTTGTATAACGGGCTACCGCATCTTCTGGCTCCGGTTATTACTCAACCTGAGGTGGCGATCGTTGTCCTCGAGTGGGTTGTGAAGGAGATGGAAAGGCGATACAAACTCTTCAGTGAACTTGGAGTGCGCAATCTCAAGGAATACCATGAAGTTTGTCCTCCTGAAAAAGGATTTGAGAGATTGTATTATCTTGTTGTGGTGATTGATGAGTTTGCTGATCTGATGCTTCGTATCCCCAAGGAGACGGAGCGGGTGATCTCACGGCTTGCGGCTATGGCTCGAGCGGTGGGGATCCATCTCGTCGTAGCGACACAGCGCCCGAGTGTGGATGTGGTCACAGGGATTATCAAGGCAAACTTTCCTTCTCGTGTGGCTTTTCGGGTGAGTTCCCAGACGGATTCGAGGACGATTCTTGATAGGGGGGGCGCGGAGAAGCTTCTCGGAAAAGGGGATATGCTTTTCATGTGTCCGAAGAATACGGACCTTGTGAGACTTCAGGCTCCCTATGTTTCTGGAAAGGAAATAGAAACCCTCGTGTATGAAATCAAACGCCAGAAGAAGGTAGAGTATCTTCTTGATGTTGAAAAACTCATGGAGGAAGTGGAAAATCCTTCTCTAAGTAGTGGTGAAAGGGGCCCACGAGATCCCCTCTTTGAAGAGGCATTGCGACTTGCGGCAGAAACGGGAGAGGTTTCGGCGTCTTTTCTCCAGCGGAAGCTGCGGATAGGATACAATCGGGCATCTCGTATTGTGGATATGATGGATTCGATGCGTATCCTTGGTCCGAGTACCGGGACGAGTAAGCCAAGGACAGTGCTGATATCGCCTGACGAGGTGAGTGAATACCTGGAGATGGAATAA
- a CDS encoding DUF996 domain-containing protein, protein MDKNTKTLLSVGSLLIILGVVPHLFWVGIVGMVLFLIGIQQFSRSVQDHNLFSDTLWAFLIPVIGLTILSFVIIGTFATTFSGAIIRGEGIPMRGFPGRFSSPFAFFSAGGGLMFLGGIITALIAWTFAIVYGIRMQKVSLSLENYLHNNLFRTAGSLFFWGGWLSIILVGMILIWVGWLLYTIGFFSVSEKGV, encoded by the coding sequence ATGGATAAAAACACCAAAACCCTTCTCTCTGTAGGGAGTCTTTTGATTATCCTGGGTGTTGTTCCTCATTTATTTTGGGTCGGTATTGTAGGCATGGTACTTTTTCTTATAGGTATCCAACAGTTTTCCCGTTCTGTACAAGATCACAACCTTTTCTCTGATACTTTATGGGCATTTCTCATTCCTGTCATTGGGCTGACGATCCTGAGTTTTGTTATTATAGGAACTTTTGCCACTACTTTCTCAGGAGCCATAATACGAGGAGAAGGTATACCCATGCGCGGTTTTCCCGGCAGATTTTCTTCACCTTTTGCTTTTTTCTCTGCCGGTGGTGGGCTCATGTTTCTGGGGGGGATAATTACCGCTCTTATCGCCTGGACTTTTGCTATCGTGTATGGCATCAGGATGCAAAAAGTTTCCCTTTCTCTTGAAAACTATCTTCATAACAATCTTTTCCGTACAGCAGGTTCTCTTTTCTTCTGGGGAGGCTGGCTCTCCATCATCCTCGTCGGGATGATCCTGATATGGGTAGGATGGCTTCTCTACACTATTGGATTCTTCTCCGTATCTGAAAAGGGGGTGTAA
- a CDS encoding DedA family protein — translation MPWVTGILTWYMNHINYGSVFLLMLIESSFIPFPSEVVVPPAAYLVAQGKLNGMAVMAVSTLGALGGALINYILAVIIGRPVLYALADTRWLHFLLITRENVEKAEKFFVKYGNLSTFIGRFVPAIRQLISVPAGLSRMPLLPFLFYTTLGAGLWNLILFILGYWFYQQKAFFERYYHLITYAIVILVGLFVVWMVYNGLKPTKKQGEKP, via the coding sequence ATGCCCTGGGTTACCGGAATTCTCACGTGGTACATGAACCATATCAATTATGGTTCTGTGTTTCTCTTGATGCTTATAGAGAGTTCGTTTATTCCCTTTCCGTCTGAGGTTGTGGTTCCACCGGCTGCTTATCTCGTGGCCCAGGGGAAGCTTAACGGTATGGCTGTTATGGCGGTAAGTACCCTTGGTGCACTTGGTGGTGCGCTGATAAATTATATTCTGGCGGTGATAATAGGTCGCCCTGTGCTTTATGCGTTGGCAGATACTCGGTGGCTCCATTTTCTTCTGATTACCCGGGAAAACGTTGAGAAAGCCGAGAAGTTTTTTGTGAAGTACGGGAATCTTTCTACCTTTATCGGGAGATTTGTCCCTGCTATCCGTCAACTGATCTCTGTGCCTGCAGGGCTTTCCAGGATGCCTCTTCTACCTTTTCTCTTTTATACAACCCTTGGGGCAGGTTTGTGGAATCTGATCCTTTTTATCCTGGGGTATTGGTTTTACCAACAAAAGGCGTTTTTTGAGCGCTACTATCATCTTATTACGTATGCTATTGTGATTCTTGTGGGACTTTTCGTAGTCTGGATGGTCTACAACGGTTTGAAACCGACGAAAAAGCAAGGAGAAAAACCATGA
- the purQ gene encoding phosphoribosylformylglycinamidine synthase subunit PurQ has translation MNFGVVVFPGTNCDRDTFWVLSEVCKSKVRYVWHTETSIDDLDVVILAGGFSYGDYLRSGAIAHYSPVMQEVKRHAEKGKLVLGICNGFQILAETHLVKGAFLHNKTQHFLCQKQHLKVATTNSPFTGLYRSGEVIQIPIAHGEGNYFLPQKDLEEALEHDLVVFRYCDENGVVSQDTNPNGSTDSIAGILNRQRNVLGMMPHPERSSEFEMGSIDGKRIFEGIIQWIQSA, from the coding sequence GTGAACTTTGGAGTGGTGGTTTTTCCAGGAACTAACTGTGATCGTGATACCTTCTGGGTGCTGAGCGAGGTATGCAAGAGTAAGGTGCGTTATGTCTGGCATACAGAAACCAGTATTGATGATCTTGATGTGGTAATTCTGGCCGGAGGTTTTTCCTATGGAGACTATCTCCGAAGCGGTGCGATTGCACACTATTCGCCGGTGATGCAGGAGGTGAAACGTCACGCGGAGAAGGGCAAGCTGGTGCTCGGTATTTGTAACGGTTTTCAGATTCTGGCAGAGACCCATCTTGTGAAAGGAGCATTTCTCCACAATAAGACGCAACATTTCCTCTGTCAAAAACAGCATCTCAAAGTAGCTACAACGAATTCTCCCTTTACAGGTCTTTATAGATCCGGAGAGGTGATTCAGATACCTATTGCTCATGGAGAGGGAAACTACTTTCTTCCCCAAAAGGATCTTGAAGAGGCACTTGAGCATGATCTAGTAGTTTTCCGCTATTGTGATGAAAACGGCGTGGTCTCTCAAGACACCAACCCCAATGGTTCCACCGATAGTATTGCCGGTATCTTGAATCGCCAGCGCAATGTTCTGGGCATGATGCCCCATCCTGAGCGTAGTAGTGAATTTGAAATGGGTTCCATTGATGGGAAAAGGATTTTTGAGGGGATTATTCAGTGGATACAGAGCGCTTAG
- a CDS encoding FKBP-type peptidyl-prolyl cis-trans isomerase produces the protein MIQENKYVEMSYTLKDTNGVVIDSSPNYAYIHGQGLIIPGLEKKLEGKNEGDEITVTIPAAEAYGQYNPELRFEVEKSQIDGADRFEEGMFVYGQDGEHYHIFRVVAISPNTITLDGNHPLAGMDLVYEIKVLQVRDATKEDFDTLMGDEGCDDCSCDDDSCDCH, from the coding sequence ATGATCCAGGAAAACAAGTATGTGGAAATGTCCTACACGCTGAAGGATACCAATGGTGTTGTGATAGATTCTTCTCCTAATTACGCCTATATTCATGGTCAGGGGCTTATTATCCCTGGACTCGAGAAGAAACTCGAGGGAAAGAACGAAGGAGACGAAATTACGGTGACTATTCCTGCTGCGGAGGCTTACGGTCAGTATAATCCTGAGTTGCGTTTTGAAGTAGAAAAGTCACAGATCGATGGGGCGGATCGCTTTGAAGAGGGGATGTTTGTTTACGGGCAGGATGGGGAACATTACCATATCTTTCGTGTGGTAGCCATCAGTCCAAATACCATCACTCTTGACGGGAATCATCCTCTTGCTGGTATGGATCTTGTCTACGAGATCAAAGTACTGCAGGTTCGTGATGCCACAAAAGAAGATTTTGATACCCTGATGGGAGATGAGGGGTGTGATGATTGTAGCTGTGATGATGACAGTTGTGATTGCCATTAA